One Mycoplasma wenyonii str. Massachusetts DNA window includes the following coding sequences:
- a CDS encoding ABC transporter permease yields MLLLSKTVTNHLRSNLFSTTVITFFAGCSAFVQISTDNIKGIIDASLSPYSALPRNDIFIKTGKPEPYMGGASFTVPVEVTVKDAEVNPDGPKEIRIITPLGWFTTFEHKLAVERASKVSQTKADYGGDYCIPMTGLRSIYTNYYVRPHIRFKGIWDAEIKGAEPLVPKENKTYRRECAEYVEEKPIDEEFLGKLMHDYIANWFEKPSESSSGEGLVAFVKGNEVPRASQELSTDNLEKTLTPFLQERDEGSGQKKNDLSTKNCYSSQQKSWCGAVTISENSGKNQFSFKSTSSIKFRDNTTLDNNSQAPKSGIFGGWKQKGQGQGKVSKLELLAGKKSEELQNAEYLRKHQERRKSKLKIDIEAMLLNSEHMDVRKILESFRSDFEQSLTLTQASESEQQATVNPCKTSTGKAIRSHLDLYEPVSKNPWLQNAANRQMRRYSATETNNYIYNKWRTHQDNQLLRKKESPCEKDMLKFSVHRSVQLSNIGLTQVSSSGKDNTFDGHSFKVIAYEDEQERGIVNPIKIIKGNPLFRARENQEQLLKEFIQNFDEPFYSPSMVPMLRMISRANFSDKDLKEKQKQTENAQHQKYEGVRETLHWWIDYLQYPWRDTWNIESVKNKQFDPIMYTRLQLWLEEIFNGTWSSNGSRIIFNFTAPYEHLVLGDLVPQLKIPIKNFKTIGYIDQPTASFTVVSPEYARIHNLEPISDEQYKHFRERVNNLWLYQETWEKYYEDFIKIQDNKKHLVNVGEKQMIIVGIGQTPDLLYPVQSWLTLQPDKTKEALIYVDNYGFNDLKERGTIKYQEQYINVRLPENIVSKGPEAIKTYREKLTQFIDSKLTDKYKNYYHLTVAGAPEGSNQLYSIRSSYVPTFQSRVGAVSYVLSSAVYVVVLILLLILIKKYLKSNLYLFGNFIANGMIKVDVLLNICLFALIPLALATTMGFLLSWAMQTSFYSIISAFWYLTVQMNPLGATSALYFILKVLAFMIPIFYFYSKYTLKDNVSALLKTTASMKVNKGTLLIYRLIHKVSTLWKFKSVLVFNTLGQSGILTITSAIGFIFLNFFLHNHGQFAKVSKAEKIVKAHEFEMDFETPTQQAGEYNLATYEEIGSKVPSATPKLTSAGTGGEDSKKDKYYILNYREKDLLDKIWEEYKGMRPRWLNGGESNECDLETVRSGGDGHARGDSVSQGQVSKVAKFNDLFCLKKVGKSEESASEGTWEINKSSVSSGSEEDYYIRDKKIYEGNKTLKKLLDQYPNYWFISSRDQSVVETAIDFFKHKTLLRIFLDLDFEFTSESGFQKYNIWNQQSKELEKIQPMLQKMDEKNYDDFIQDLVRSKYGPLFVSKFMKKHETSQGIGGGASTTQDASKLLARQGDTYQGKKSWYFKGEQIGREWQESNKKKDGWTSVCLQPTQGLKKIEDKKTGNCNNGAVGNTLSNGNNDNKPFENGLYHLDVKKIVFFNDAPDVDKDLFVVYNPEFLYLIITAVEDFSKLREKAISEKKKNQEYTLPIKYTFGNIVHSSDPSFTKKGGQNESPEYYSSTMKKENGKTFDPSKTPQGDQTYTWANGELQSTKNDILAPDTRIVGLKEDARGSFYKLYSNDQLINGKLYEGSMGQQVSTGESTSPFPIIINKFAARKHNLKEGDTISFTPKNHFTRYTCQLQPKPEKGKPQVTTTNSKNPDFCNLESEGGEQAWKNTKIKPHTLKVVGIFDSFYQEAYFMSQKDLNTILGLNPDKGFNGIFTPKREGRYPDQLSVSLSSYSVSGIYTTLQQKVGNNAFSNLLRSSAPFKEANKKISDEELKRKTDEEYFKHKNYKIFLDAVAGSEVGYSKYLESLTPTSSGSSSSSSGSQATTKSRSQREGEIEGEVQKIISRVSQTFSEYPNPIGTALKGLMNHGIVGDVVFNNLSNLTDNVSYLVIFVFFPLLLMSLITIVYLLIKDLENVFVTMKLLGFGTKENSMPIIVYLLFLFVFSSFIGSLILPGVLGKYVDILFNSQSILLPLITSNGLMAGVFAILGAIYLFSIFKSYVKIKGIYLPISIKLLVG; encoded by the coding sequence ATGCTTTTACTGTCCAAGACAGTAACAAACCATTTAAGAAGTAATCTTTTCTCAACTACAGTAATTACTTTCTTTGCTGGTTGTTCTGCCTTTGTTCAGATATCCACAGACAATATTAAAGGCATAATAGATGCGTCTCTATCACCCTATTCAGCTTTACCCAGAAATGACATCTTTATTAAGACCGGAAAACCAGAACCATATATGGGTGGTGCTAGCTTTACTGTACCTGTAGAAGTTACAGTAAAGGATGCAGAAGTAAATCCAGATGGACCAAAAGAGATAAGAATAATAACCCCTTTAGGTTGGTTTACTACTTTTGAACATAAGTTAGCAGTAGAGAGAGCCAGTAAAGTTTCACAAACTAAAGCAGACTATGGTGGTGACTACTGCATACCTATGACTGGTCTTAGATCTATATATACCAATTACTATGTAAGACCACATATTAGGTTCAAAGGTATCTGAGATGCAGAAATCAAAGGAGCTGAACCTTTAGTACCTAAAGAAAACAAGACTTACAGAAGAGAATGTGCAGAGTATGTAGAAGAAAAACCTATAGATGAAGAGTTCTTGGGGAAATTGATGCATGACTATATTGCTAACTGATTTGAAAAACCTTCGGAAAGCTCTAGTGGTGAAGGTCTAGTTGCTTTTGTAAAAGGAAATGAAGTGCCAAGGGCAAGTCAAGAGCTTTCGACCGACAATTTAGAAAAAACTCTAACTCCTTTCCTGCAGGAAAGAGATGAAGGGTCGGGGCAGAAAAAAAATGATTTAAGTACTAAAAATTGTTATAGCTCACAACAAAAAAGTTGATGCGGAGCTGTAACAATCTCGGAAAACTCGGGAAAAAACCAATTTAGCTTTAAAAGTACAAGTTCAATTAAGTTTCGTGACAACACGACTTTAGACAATAATTCACAAGCTCCAAAAAGTGGTATTTTTGGAGGCTGGAAACAAAAAGGGCAAGGGCAAGGGAAAGTAAGTAAACTAGAGCTCTTAGCAGGAAAAAAATCAGAAGAACTTCAAAATGCTGAATATCTAAGAAAACACCAAGAACGTCGAAAAAGCAAGCTAAAGATAGACATAGAAGCTATGCTTCTAAACTCCGAGCACATGGATGTTCGAAAAATACTTGAGTCATTCAGAAGTGATTTCGAACAATCGCTTACTCTCACTCAAGCTTCGGAAAGTGAACAACAAGCCACAGTCAATCCATGTAAGACAAGTACAGGAAAAGCAATTCGTTCCCACTTAGATCTCTATGAACCAGTAAGTAAGAATCCCTGACTACAAAATGCTGCAAATAGACAAATGAGACGATACTCTGCAACAGAAACTAACAACTATATCTACAACAAATGAAGAACTCACCAAGATAACCAATTACTAAGAAAGAAAGAATCTCCTTGTGAAAAAGATATGTTGAAATTCAGTGTTCACAGATCAGTCCAACTATCTAATATTGGACTAACTCAAGTATCTAGTAGTGGAAAAGATAATACCTTTGATGGCCACTCCTTCAAGGTAATAGCCTATGAGGATGAACAAGAAAGAGGTATTGTTAACCCAATAAAGATCATCAAAGGAAATCCACTCTTTAGAGCTAGAGAGAATCAAGAACAACTCCTAAAAGAATTCATTCAAAACTTTGATGAACCTTTTTATTCCCCTTCTATGGTCCCTATGTTGAGAATGATCTCTAGAGCTAACTTCTCTGACAAAGATCTAAAAGAGAAACAAAAACAAACAGAGAATGCTCAACACCAAAAATACGAAGGTGTTAGAGAAACTCTTCACTGGTGAATTGACTATCTCCAATATCCCTGAAGAGATACCTGAAATATTGAGTCAGTCAAAAATAAACAATTTGATCCAATCATGTATACCAGACTTCAACTTTGACTAGAAGAGATCTTCAATGGAACTTGAAGTTCTAATGGTTCAAGAATAATCTTTAACTTCACAGCTCCCTATGAACACCTTGTTCTAGGTGATTTAGTACCTCAACTAAAAATACCTATTAAGAACTTCAAAACTATTGGTTATATTGATCAGCCTACAGCTAGTTTCACTGTAGTCTCTCCAGAGTATGCAAGAATACACAATCTAGAACCTATCTCTGATGAACAATACAAACATTTCAGAGAAAGAGTTAATAATCTCTGACTCTATCAAGAGACATGAGAGAAATACTATGAAGATTTCATAAAGATACAAGACAACAAAAAACACTTAGTTAATGTTGGTGAGAAACAAATGATTATTGTCGGTATTGGTCAAACACCAGACTTACTCTATCCAGTTCAATCTTGATTAACTCTTCAACCAGATAAGACCAAAGAAGCCTTAATTTATGTAGACAATTATGGCTTCAATGATCTAAAAGAAAGAGGAACTATTAAATACCAAGAACAATACATAAATGTCAGACTGCCAGAGAATATTGTCTCTAAAGGCCCAGAAGCTATAAAGACTTATAGAGAAAAGCTAACTCAATTTATAGACAGCAAACTAACAGATAAATATAAGAACTACTATCACCTAACTGTAGCTGGAGCTCCAGAAGGTAGTAATCAACTATACAGCATTAGAAGTTCTTATGTTCCTACTTTCCAATCTAGAGTAGGAGCTGTCTCTTATGTTCTATCTTCTGCAGTATATGTAGTAGTCTTAATACTTCTACTAATTCTTATTAAGAAGTACCTAAAGAGCAACCTTTATCTATTTGGTAATTTCATTGCCAATGGAATGATAAAGGTAGATGTACTACTTAATATCTGTCTATTTGCACTAATACCTCTTGCATTAGCAACAACAATGGGATTCCTATTGTCTTGAGCTATGCAAACTTCTTTCTACTCCATAATCTCTGCCTTTTGATATCTAACAGTGCAAATGAATCCATTAGGAGCAACTAGTGCTCTGTATTTCATTCTTAAGGTATTAGCCTTTATGATTCCAATCTTTTACTTCTACTCCAAATACACCCTTAAAGACAATGTGAGTGCACTACTAAAGACTACTGCCTCTATGAAGGTAAATAAGGGAACTTTACTTATTTACCGATTAATTCATAAAGTATCTACTCTATGGAAGTTCAAGTCAGTATTAGTCTTTAATACTCTAGGACAGTCAGGTATTCTGACTATCACTTCTGCTATAGGGTTTATATTCCTTAACTTCTTCTTACATAACCATGGTCAGTTTGCAAAGGTAAGCAAGGCAGAAAAAATAGTTAAAGCCCATGAATTTGAGATGGACTTTGAAACTCCAACTCAACAAGCTGGTGAATATAACTTAGCTACTTATGAAGAGATTGGAAGTAAAGTACCTTCTGCTACTCCTAAACTTACTTCTGCTGGAACTGGAGGGGAAGATTCCAAAAAAGATAAATACTACATTCTTAACTACAGAGAGAAAGATCTTCTAGACAAAATCTGAGAAGAATATAAAGGAATGAGACCACGATGATTGAATGGTGGTGAGTCGAACGAATGTGACTTAGAAACTGTAAGGTCAGGTGGTGATGGCCACGCGAGAGGAGATTCAGTTAGTCAAGGGCAAGTATCCAAAGTTGCTAAATTCAATGATCTATTCTGCTTAAAGAAAGTTGGTAAAAGTGAAGAATCAGCCTCAGAAGGAACATGAGAGATTAACAAATCTTCTGTTTCAAGTGGTTCAGAAGAAGACTACTATATCAGAGATAAAAAGATCTATGAAGGAAATAAGACTCTAAAAAAACTCCTAGATCAATATCCAAACTATTGATTTATCTCTTCTAGAGATCAAAGTGTTGTTGAAACAGCTATTGACTTCTTCAAGCACAAAACTCTCTTAAGAATATTCCTAGATCTAGATTTTGAATTCACTTCAGAGTCTGGATTCCAAAAATACAACATCTGAAATCAACAATCTAAAGAGCTTGAAAAGATTCAACCAATGCTTCAAAAAATGGATGAAAAGAACTATGATGACTTCATCCAAGATCTAGTTAGAAGCAAATATGGTCCTTTATTTGTTTCTAAATTCATGAAGAAACATGAAACAAGCCAAGGAATAGGTGGGGGAGCAAGCACTACACAAGATGCAAGCAAATTACTAGCAAGACAAGGAGATACATACCAAGGAAAGAAAAGCTGATACTTTAAGGGAGAACAAATAGGTAGAGAATGACAAGAGTCAAATAAGAAAAAGGATGGATGAACTAGTGTATGTCTGCAACCTACTCAAGGTCTAAAGAAAATTGAAGACAAAAAAACAGGTAATTGCAATAATGGTGCCGTAGGTAATACTCTCTCTAACGGCAACAACGACAATAAACCTTTTGAAAATGGTTTATATCACCTAGATGTAAAGAAAATAGTCTTCTTTAATGACGCTCCAGATGTAGACAAAGATCTTTTTGTTGTCTACAATCCTGAATTCCTTTATCTGATAATTACTGCAGTTGAAGATTTCTCTAAATTAAGAGAAAAAGCAATTTCAGAAAAGAAAAAGAATCAAGAGTACACCTTACCAATCAAATACACCTTTGGTAATATAGTTCACTCTTCTGATCCAAGCTTTACTAAAAAGGGAGGACAAAATGAAAGTCCTGAATACTACTCCTCTACTATGAAGAAAGAGAATGGAAAGACATTCGATCCTTCCAAGACTCCTCAAGGAGATCAAACCTACACATGAGCAAATGGGGAACTTCAAAGTACAAAAAATGATATTCTTGCCCCTGATACCAGAATTGTTGGTCTAAAAGAGGATGCTAGAGGATCTTTCTACAAGTTGTATTCAAATGATCAACTAATTAATGGCAAGTTGTATGAAGGTTCAATGGGCCAACAAGTTTCTACTGGAGAATCAACTAGTCCATTCCCGATCATTATTAACAAATTTGCTGCTAGAAAACACAACTTAAAAGAAGGAGATACTATCTCCTTCACCCCTAAGAACCACTTCACTAGATATACCTGTCAACTACAACCTAAACCAGAAAAAGGAAAGCCACAAGTAACAACAACTAATTCAAAGAATCCAGATTTCTGTAACTTAGAAAGTGAAGGAGGAGAACAAGCATGAAAAAACACAAAAATCAAACCCCATACCCTAAAAGTAGTAGGAATATTTGATTCCTTCTATCAAGAGGCTTACTTTATGTCTCAAAAGGATCTGAACACTATCCTAGGACTAAATCCAGATAAAGGATTTAATGGTATCTTCACTCCTAAAAGAGAAGGAAGATATCCAGATCAATTAAGTGTTTCTCTATCTTCTTACTCAGTTTCAGGCATCTATACTACCCTACAACAAAAAGTAGGTAATAATGCATTTAGTAATTTATTAAGAAGTAGTGCTCCCTTCAAAGAGGCAAATAAAAAGATATCTGATGAAGAGCTAAAGCGAAAAACAGATGAAGAATACTTCAAACATAAGAACTACAAGATTTTCCTAGATGCAGTTGCCGGCTCTGAAGTTGGTTACTCTAAGTATTTGGAAAGTTTGACACCGACTTCTTCAGGTTCAAGCTCAAGTTCTAGTGGTTCCCAAGCAACAACTAAATCCAGATCACAAAGAGAGGGGGAAATAGAAGGGGAGGTACAAAAGATAATCTCTAGAGTATCTCAAACATTTAGTGAATATCCAAATCCAATTGGTACAGCTCTTAAAGGATTAATGAATCATGGAATAGTAGGGGATGTAGTATTCAATAACCTAAGTAACTTAACAGATAATGTTTCTTACTTAGTTATCTTTGTTTTCTTCCCACTATTACTAATGAGCTTGATAACAATTGTTTATCTGTTAATCAAAGATCTAGAGAATGTCTTTGTAACTATGAAACTATTAGGTTTTGGAACCAAAGAGAATAGTATGCCAATAATTGTTTACTTACTATTCTTGTTTGTATTCTCTTCATTCATAGGTTCTTTGATACTACCTGGTGTACTAGGTAAGTATGTAGATATATTGTTTAATAGCCAATCTATCTTACTTCCATTAATAACAAGTAATGGATTAATGGCAGGAGTGTTTGCTATTCTAGGAGCTATTTACCTATTCTCTATCTTTAAGTCTTATGTGAAGATAAAAGGTATCTATCTACCAATATCTATTAAGTTATTGGTAGGATAG